The DNA sequence ATTCAAGAATATATACAAACCGCCCAATCCGACTTAGATGCGATCACTCCAAAACACTTCTGTTCAAACGAGCTGATCAATCTGCTTCTGTCCGCCTATGATACCAAAGCGGAATCAGAGGGCATCTCCCTGCTGGTTCAGGCTTCTATCCCTGCGGAACTCCCTCTGTCCGACACAAAGCTATGTGCGATTCTGTCAAATGCTCTGGAAAATGCGCTCCATGCATCGATCGAAACAGAGGAAAAATTCATACAGGTTCAGCTCGCCGAACGGAATCAGACGCTTCTGATCCAGATCAGCAATCCGTTTATCGGAACGGTTGCTTTTCAAAATGGGCTGCCTGTCTCCACACAGGCAGGACATGGATTCGGAACTAAGAATATTGCTGCGATCGCAGACTCCTATCATGGTCAGTTCCAGTTCTTTGCAAAAGACGAGATCTTCACCGTCAGAGTATTACTGCCGCTGGTAGAAACCTGATACTTCTTACTCTGTCCGTCCGAAAAGCTCATATATGATCACATCATGCTATGATCAGCAGCCAGCCATCATTCTCAGCTTCATTTTTCCATTTTACAAACAAATATACAATATAGAAATAGCCATGCAACTATTTTCTTTGTTCATCATTTTCCTTCGAACTGCCTTCATTTGCCTTTGCCATCCGTATGAGTTTTTCAAAGGATTGAGCAAAACGTAAATCATCATCTTCTGTACGTTTTCTCGGTCCTTTCATATGATGCTTATGACAACTTCGCCTTGTTTTCTTGTTAAGATGCCGTTCCATCAGCATCTGGTCAATATTTTCATTTGTATACCACTTACCGGATTGATGAATGGCATATGCCCCTTTACCAAGTGCCATAGCGGCAACGCCATAGTCCTGTGACACTACGATATCCCCTTTATGGCATATGCTGATCAGCTTATAATCTACTGCATCCGCACCGGCACCAACCACTATAACTTCACTGTAATCAGAATACAGCACATGGTTCGTGTCACACAAAAGTGTAGTTGGTATATTATATTTTTCTGCGATCGTCTCAACAATGTCCACTACCGGACACGCATCTGCATCAACAAATATCTGCATTATTATTTCTCCATCTAAATCATTCTTATCAGCCTTCACCCACTTAAGAAAAGCCTTATTCGCAAAATCAAATAAGCCTAATGAAATTCCATAAAGATTACACTATATTTTTAATCCAATTTTTTTACAAATGCCTTAATCATAAATGCACAGAAATACGGAAACGTATATATATTGTTTACATATCCAACATTAAAATCACCAAGCTTAATTCCGTTTTTTATATCACTGTAATTTTCATTTTTTATCAGCGAAGACAAAGATTTTGATCTGGCGTTGTTTGATTTAACTTCTACCGGCAGCAACTCACTTTTTGATCTGACAAAAAAATCTTCCTCTAAAGTTGAGTTTTCTTTTTTATAGTAAAATAACCCCAATTTCTGTTTAATAAAGGCTTCAGCTACAAAATTCTCATATAACGCGCCCTTATAAACACCAAGGTTCTTATTTACACGTAAATCCTCCTGCGCTTCTTCATCAAGTGCAGAAATCAGTAATCCCGTATCCGAATAATACAACTTAAATTTTCCTTCATCTACATTTCCTTTAAGTGGCAGCTCAGGATACCCAAGGCACTGACACTCTATAATAACTCCTGCATCAATTAACCATTCAATGCAACCGGTATATTCCCTTGATCTGGCATTTTTATCTATTTTATTAAACTGAAACTTCTTATTTTCTTTCGCTAACTGAGAGGGCACACTTCTATATACACTTATGATTTTTGCCTGATCCAGCCCTTCTGCATATTTACGAACATCCTCCTCATAATCAAGCCTGATCTGTTCTTGCACAGCAGTCGATCCGGAAAATGTACCTGTTTCTATATACCCTCTGATTACATCCGGCATTCCACCTAATACACAGTAATCCAGAAACAAAGCCTTATACACATTTAACTCCGTTTCGTTAAATGGTTTGAGCTCAATCATATGCCTTAAAATGTCATCTATGTGTTCCTGCGTATATCCTTTTGCCCACAAAAATTCTTCAAAGTCCATAGAATACATTTCATAATCCGTTTTGTTTCCAACGCTATTACTATGAATCTTCTTATAATTAATCCCAAGCATAGAACCACTGCAAATAATATCGAACCTTCTGTCTATATTAAATGATTTCAAACATGTGGCTACATCCGGATATTCCTGTATTTCATCAAAAATTATAACTGTCTCCCCTGGAACAAATTTCAAATTTGGATCAACCAAAGAAATATTCTTTATTACCGTGTCTACATCATAGCCATCACTTACAATTGCACGAAATCTTTTATCCAACACAAAATTTATATATACAACATTTGCATAGACATTACCTGCAAAATGTAATATAGACTCTGTTTTTCCAATCTGTCTTGCACCTTTTATGATTAATGGTTTATGCGATATATCTTCTTTCCAATTCAATAAAAAGTCATCTATTTTTCTCTTAAAATACATACTTCCACCTCCTCACAGAATACTATATCACATAATTATAGCTTTTACTAACTTCTTTTTCACATTTTATGAGCGTATATAATTATTAAAATCACATTTTATTATTGTATTCTGCCTGTATCACAAATGGGACCCATTTACTGCTGCGTTCCTGCTTGCTTATTTATTTTTCTCCCTATCCTTTTTTCTTTGATTTTCTGCAATATTTCTAAATATCTTTCTTGAGATAAGATAGGTTTATCATCCATTAATTTTATTATTTCCTTAAGAACACACGCAAAATCATTAATCTCTGTTGTTTTCCCTTCAAATACCCGTACAAAAACGCCTTCATTCTTTGAAAAGCACACCACTTCTCCATCACCATTAATTTCCCCAATTATAACCAATCCTTCTGATACATATTCAGAATGGAATTCATTCGGTCCCCAAAATGTTGCTGTATTACCTGCTATACGACATTTTCCTGAAAATCTAAGCCACTCCTTATATGATCCTGGTATTTTCGCTCTGTTTCTCTCCTCCCAATTTATCATCTCTTCTTCCTAATAATATGTGGTATATATGATTATTTTTTTGTTCACCAGCCACATATTATAGGAAATGGAATTATGAGTTAATGCACTTTTGAATGATTATACTGTCCAAATGTTAGATTGTACAAAAAAGAAGGCCGGAAACTCTCCGGCCTTCAGGGTTAAGGGAAAATTTTATGTGAAAAATTGTAGTACACTTACTTTACTGCGAGTCTCTCAAATGTCTCGCTCTCT is a window from the Lachnospiraceae bacterium GAM79 genome containing:
- a CDS encoding YaiI/YqxD family protein, which translates into the protein MQIFVDADACPVVDIVETIAEKYNIPTTLLCDTNHVLYSDYSEVIVVGAGADAVDYKLISICHKGDIVVSQDYGVAAMALGKGAYAIHQSGKWYTNENIDQMLMERHLNKKTRRSCHKHHMKGPRKRTEDDDLRFAQSFEKLIRMAKANEGSSKENDEQRK
- a CDS encoding ATP-binding protein, which codes for MYFKRKIDDFLLNWKEDISHKPLIIKGARQIGKTESILHFAGNVYANVVYINFVLDKRFRAIVSDGYDVDTVIKNISLVDPNLKFVPGETVIIFDEIQEYPDVATCLKSFNIDRRFDIICSGSMLGINYKKIHSNSVGNKTDYEMYSMDFEEFLWAKGYTQEHIDDILRHMIELKPFNETELNVYKALFLDYCVLGGMPDVIRGYIETGTFSGSTAVQEQIRLDYEEDVRKYAEGLDQAKIISVYRSVPSQLAKENKKFQFNKIDKNARSREYTGCIEWLIDAGVIIECQCLGYPELPLKGNVDEGKFKLYYSDTGLLISALDEEAQEDLRVNKNLGVYKGALYENFVAEAFIKQKLGLFYYKKENSTLEEDFFVRSKSELLPVEVKSNNARSKSLSSLIKNENYSDIKNGIKLGDFNVGYVNNIYTFPYFCAFMIKAFVKKLD